A genome region from Setaria italica strain Yugu1 chromosome III, Setaria_italica_v2.0, whole genome shotgun sequence includes the following:
- the LOC101773759 gene encoding uncharacterized protein LOC101773759 yields MGFMLRVRLASFFAGAAAAAAGGGYFLYKDYKLAHDSMALKVKGLQDSTDARYKALEKRLAALEGQQSTGAAPDSSD; encoded by the exons ATGGGGTTCATGCTGCGGGTGAGGCTGGCCTCCTTcttcgccggcgcggcggccgccgccgcgggcgggggCTACTTCCTCTACAAGGACTACAAGCTCGCCCACGACTCCATGGCCCTCAAG GTAAAAGGTCTCCAAGACTCTACTGACGCTCGCTACAAAGCCCTTGAAAAGCGACTTGCGGCTTTGGAAGGTCAGCAGAGCACTGGGGCTGCTCCGGATTCATCTGATTAG